A single window of Deinococcus terrestris DNA harbors:
- a CDS encoding M3 family metallopeptidase produces MLLARKAGQDVRIKPSGTHLFWVHTPIWGQKHVPDVLFENCKMSVKLHGIRTRISHLCGFRTYYEYAVNRGPLHNKAYTPNEVFAFREAIKKHIVPLFLELRRIRKSSLGVQELRPWDNMLNPFGITPMAQFSDDEDVLNRTQQVLNRLDPELGTLFGNLRSEQLIDIESRPDKARNGYSSILPETEQPFVIMHIGPRAFNIHLLFHELGHALHYAMMPKNQPYEVYATPLEFAEFVSQTFEIITVPLLKEFFNKKELGVVDYLLLERVCFDIINTSKLDEFQERIYKEEAVDSKIVSEIYDEVDASYPTGVEWGETAYLRPYFWKNLTLFSSPFYRFEYGVAWVAALKFQAMYQEDPQRSLNRFKDSMRLGFTRSPRELFQTAGIHLDFGEETLAQTAQELRRRMLVRQTN; encoded by the coding sequence GTGCTGCTTGCGAGAAAAGCAGGGCAGGATGTCAGAATAAAGCCGTCTGGAACGCATCTCTTTTGGGTTCACACCCCAATATGGGGCCAAAAGCACGTTCCAGACGTCCTTTTTGAAAACTGCAAGATGTCAGTCAAACTCCACGGTATCCGGACGCGCATCTCCCATCTCTGCGGGTTCAGAACCTATTACGAGTATGCCGTCAACAGAGGGCCGTTACACAACAAGGCCTATACACCAAATGAAGTTTTCGCATTCCGCGAGGCCATCAAGAAACATATCGTCCCCCTCTTCCTGGAACTCCGCCGAATCCGGAAGAGCTCTCTGGGAGTCCAGGAACTGCGGCCGTGGGACAACATGCTGAATCCTTTTGGGATCACGCCTATGGCGCAGTTCTCTGATGACGAAGACGTCCTTAACCGGACACAGCAGGTTCTGAACAGGCTTGATCCTGAACTTGGGACTCTCTTCGGCAATCTCAGGTCGGAGCAGCTTATAGATATAGAGTCACGCCCGGACAAGGCCAGAAACGGGTATTCGAGCATTCTGCCGGAGACGGAACAGCCCTTTGTCATTATGCACATAGGACCCAGGGCCTTTAATATACATCTTTTATTCCATGAGCTTGGCCATGCTTTACATTATGCAATGATGCCTAAAAATCAACCCTACGAGGTGTACGCAACTCCCTTGGAGTTTGCAGAATTTGTCTCTCAAACATTTGAAATAATCACAGTTCCTTTATTAAAGGAGTTCTTTAACAAGAAAGAATTGGGGGTTGTTGATTATCTCCTGTTAGAGCGTGTGTGTTTTGATATAATCAATACCTCTAAGTTGGATGAGTTTCAGGAGCGAATTTACAAGGAGGAGGCAGTTGATTCAAAGATTGTCTCCGAAATTTACGATGAAGTAGATGCCTCTTATCCAACAGGGGTCGAGTGGGGCGAGACGGCTTACCTCCGGCCGTACTTCTGGAAAAATTTGACACTCTTCAGCAGTCCATTTTATAGATTTGAGTATGGTGTGGCCTGGGTCGCGGCTCTCAAGTTCCAAGCGATGTATCAGGAAGACCCTCAACGCTCCCTCAATCGCTTCAAAGACTCCATGCGTCTTGGCTTCACCCGATCACCGCGGGAGTTGTTCCAAACTGCGGGGATACATCTTGACTTTGGTGAAGAAACTCTCGCGCAGACGGCTCAAGAACTTCGAAGGCGTATGCTGGTCAGACAAACCAACTAA